CGCGCCCTTGGACACGCCGCCCGCCGCCGCGCCCGCCGCCCCGAAGTAGTCCCCCTCCTGGAGGCTCTTGGCCGTGTTGGCACCCGCCCCCGCGAGGTCCGCGCCCAGCGCCACGTTGTTCCAGCGGTTGGCCGAGGCATTGGCCTGGTTCTGGGCGGCGCTGCCCTGCGGAGCCGCGTCCGCCCGGGCCTTGCGCCGATCCCCCATGGCCGTCGCGCCCTTGGACACGCCGCCCGCCGCCGCGCCCGCCGCCCCGAAGTAGTCACCCTCCTGGAGGCTCTTGGCCGTGTTGGCACCGGCCCCCACCATGTCCGCGCCGAGCGCCACGTTGTTCCAGCGGTTGGCCGAGGCATTGGCCTGATTCTGCGCGGCGCTGCCCTGTGGGGCCGCATCCGCCCGGGCCTTGCGCCGATCCCCCATGGCCGTCGCGCCCTTGGACACGCCGCCCGCCGCCGAGCCGACGGCTCCGAAATAGTCGCCCTCCTGGATGCCCTTCGCCGTGTTGGCACCCGCCTCCACGAGCTCCGCGCCGAGCGCCACGTTGTTCCAGCGGTTGGCCGAGGCACCACCCGTTGCCGCCGTGCTGCCCGCCGTTGCCGTGCTGCCCGCCGCCGGTGCGCTTCGGGCCGCCGCGCCTCCCGCCGCCGCCGAGCCGCTTGCCGCGGCCGCACCACCCGCCGCCGGTGCGCTTCGGGCCGCCGCGCCTCCCGCCGCCGCCGCCCCACCACTCGCCGCCGGCGCGCTTCGAGCCGCCGCGCTTCCCGCCGTGGCCGCGCCCGAGGCGCCTCGGGCCGCCATGGCGCCCGCGCCACCCGCCACACCGCCCGCCAGCGAGGCCACGACGCCCAAGGTATCCCCGCGCTGACCCGCCTCCACCGCGCCCTTCACCGAGGAGGCGACGGCGAGGGGGATGGCGATGGGCTGGAGGCCCGGCACGAAGGCCGCCGCGGTGGCGATGAGGGGCAGACCGTCATTGACCGTCTTGAAGCCCGTCTCCGCGGCGTTCTTCACGCCCTTGCCCACCTCGCCGAAGGCCCCGGCCACGTCGCCCTTGAGCAGCTTCCCGGCGCCGTTGGCGAGCCCCTGGGGAATGGACGTCACGGTGTCGAAGGCGCCCTTGGCCAGGTTGCCCACGCCATCGACCAGACCGGTGGTGAACCCGTTGATCTTCTCTCCCAGCTTGGGGCTCACGAAGGAGACCAGGTTGCCGAGGTTGGACACGGTCGCCTTGGCCCCATCCACCAGGTTGCCGATGCCCTTCTTGACGCCCCCGAACGCGGAACTGAAGGCCCCGCCGATGTCGCCCTTGAACAGCTTGCCGACGCCCTCGGCGACGCCCTTGACCACGTTGCCGATGGCCTTGAAGGGCGCCGCGATCGCATTGCCGATGCCCTTGAAGAAGTTGCCGACCTTCTCGAAGAAGCCGACCTTGCGGAAGGAGTTCCAGAGCATGTCGCTCTGGGCACCCAACATGTCCTTCTGCTGGCCGTAGAGGCCATCGGCGCCCTTCTTCTGCTCCTCCAGCGCCTTGACCTGGGGACTGTCCTTTCCGTAGGTCTCCTTGGCCTGCTTGATCTGCCCATCGAGCTGCTTCATGTGGGAGTCCTGGAGCTTCCCCACACGGTCCTTGCTCTCCTTGGTCTTCTCGGACAGATGGCGGGTCATCGTGTCCATGGACATCGAGCCGCCGTGCTCCGGCAGGTCGTACTTCTTGCGGATGTCGTCCAGCTTCCCCTTGCGATCCTTCTCGGGAATCTCGGGATCGTTCATCACCGCGTCGATCTCGGAGGTGATCTTCGCCGGGTCGAACGGGGGCTTGAGCTCGCCCGCGACCTTCGTGCGCTCCTCCTCCATCTTCTTGAGCTTCTTGCTGTCCCCTCCGCCCGCGCGCTCCGCGGCGATGTCCGCGTCCAGCTTGGTCAGCTTCTCCTGGACCTTGGCGTTCTTCTCGTCCAGCTTCTGGTTGTGTTCAACGGCCCCCTCCTTGATGTGGGGAGGGAAGTTGTACTTCTCGCTCTGCAGCCGCTGCTGCTCCTGGGCGAGGGCCCCCTGGGCCTTGCCCATCGGAGTCGCCGCGAGCCCAGCGTCCGCTCCACCCGGAGCCGAAGCCCCTCGCACGCCCGAGGCGGCCGACACGTTGCCCGGAGCGGACGTGGGCGCGAAGCTCGACACGCCGGCCTGGGCCTCTCCCGCCGGCCCCTGCGGCACCGCCGGGCCTTGTCCCCCGGCCGGAGGCAGGGCCCCCAGCGCCGTCTTGAGCGTCTCCATCGCCACCGCCAGCGCGGTCAGCTGGGCACTGGCCGAGGACGGGGGGGCCGCCGTCGAGGACGACGAGGCGGTGGGCGTCGTGGGGTAGTTGGGCGAGGGAGGCGTTCGGACGTTCATGGACATGGGTCAGGCCTCTTCAACCAGGAGATGGAGACTTCCAGAGTATCTCCTGTTGCGTCTGGCGTGCCAAAGACCCCCGCCCCACCTCGCGCGATCACCCGAGCGCGCGAACCCCGTGCGCACATGCCCCCTGGTGACAACAGTCATCACCTGCTGGTGACAGCAGTCATCACCTGCTGGTGACAACAGACACCAGGGAGCACGGGCGGGATGCCCCTGTTACTGCGCGCGCAGCTGGACCTCGAGCGTCTCCATCCTGCGGATGACCGGATGGGGAGCGAACGTGGGAGGGCGCACCAACTGCATGTCCGGGTAGCGCCGCAGGAGCGTGCCCACGGCGAGCTGCACCTCCAGCCGCGCCAGGTTCGCGCCGAGGCAGTAGTGCACGCCGTGGCCGAAGGCGATGCTCGCGTTCGTGTTGCGGCGCACGTCGAAGGTATCGGCCTTGGGGAAGGCGGCCTCGTCGCGCAGCGCGCTGTTGAGCATGATGAGCACCATCTGCCCCTTCTTGATGGTCTGCCCGCTCAGCTCCACGTCCTCGAGCGCGTAGCGCGCGACGCCGATCTTCCCGAAGTTGTCGAAGCGCAGCACCTCCTCGATGACGTTCTTGAGCAGGTCCGGCTCGGTCTTGAGCTGGGCGCGCAGCTCGGGCCGCTGCAGCACGTTGTACGTCGTGAAGCCGATGAGGTGCACCGTCGTCTCGAAGCCGCCCACGATGAGCGCGGCCACCAGCGACAGCAGCTCACTGGTGCTCAGCCGATCCCCCTGCTCCTCCGTCTGGATGAGCGTGGTGAGGATGTCGTCCGGCAGGGGATTCTTGCGCCGGTCCTCGATCGTCTCTCGCACCAGGGCGATGCCCTCGCGGATGTCGGCGCGCAGCGCCTCGACCTCCTCCGGGCGCAGCAGGCCAGGCAGGAAGTTCTTGATCGACGCCTCCGTGAAGCGCTGGAACAACGTCTCGCGCCCCTTGGGAATCTTCAGCATGGAGCCAATCACCCGGGCGGGGATGCGGTCCGAGATGTCGCTGACCACGTTGATGGTCCCCTTGACCGCCGCCTCGTCGAGCACCTCGTCGATGAGCGCCTGCACCTCCGGCCGCAGCCGCTCGATGGCGCGCGGGGTGAGCGCCGGACTGACGAGCTTGCGTACCCGGGCATGGTCCGCGCCGGAGAGCGCGAACAGCCCCGTCTTGCTCAGCTCCACCAGCTCGGGGATCATCGCCGCGCTGCCCAGCACCGAGGCGAACTCCCACTCGTCCCGGTTGGGGGAGAAGCGCCTGGCGTCGCGCAGCACCTCGATGGCGTCCTCATACCGGGACAGCAGCCAGCCGCGGCCCTGCTCCCAATAGACGAGCGGCGTCTTCGTGCGCAGCTCGTCGAGCATGGGGTAGGGATTGGCGTCGTAGCCGGGGGCCTGGGGGTTGAACAACACGGCGGGGGAGCTCTGCTTCGTTGCCTCGAGCGACATGGACTGCCTCCTGAAACACCTGGGTACGGATGGGGTTGCGGACGGAGCGCCGGGCCTCAGTCCTCGACGAGCGACAGCGCCTGCTTCGGGCACTCGCGCACGGCCTGCTCCACCTGGGCGCGCCGCTCGGGGGTCACCGTCTCCGCCAGCACGTGCAGCTGATCCTTCTCATCCAATGAGAAGGACGTCGGCGCCGCGCGCACGCACACCCCGTTGGCCTCACAGCGATCCCAATCCACCACGATCTTCATGCGCATCTCCTCGTGCTCCCCGGGACGAGGACAGGGGAGCCCCGGAAGCTTTGATTGATTATCCTATCAACCCATAAAACCCGGGAAAACGCCACTTGTTCCCCGCCCGGTGAGGGGCCTTTTCAAGGGAAAACCGGGACCTGGAGAGGCGCGACGTGAAGACCCGGGTACAATGGGTTCATGGACTTTTCCGCCTGGCTGGCGAACTTCCGCAACCTGCACGAGCGCGCGCGCCGCAAGCTCCTCACGAGTGAGGAGTACACGCGCTACCTGGAAGACCGGGAGCAACTGGCGCGCACGCTCCTCAAGGCGCAGGGACAGACGGCGGTGAAGGGCATCAGCGCCCGGCGCACCTTCCGGGTCCCCAAGGGCCTGCCCGTGGACGTGTGCTTCCGCGAGGCGGCCCTGCGCAGCCGCACCCTGGATCTGTCCTCGGGGGGCTTCTCCTGCACGCTCACCCAGCCGCCGGACGAGGGAGGCAGGGGGGGGTTCGTGCTGTGGCTGCCAGGAGAGAACGAGGCGCCGGTGGTGGGGCGCGCGCGGATCGTCGCCCGGGCGCCCGGCGAGAAGGATCCCCGGCGCGTCTCCTTCTCCTTCGAGGACGTGAGCGAGGAGGATCGCGAGCGGCTGGAGATGATGATCTTCGATCTGGCGCTCGGCTACATCCGCGCCTGAGCGGCTCACTTCTCCCAGGTTTCGGGAAAAAGCGCACCCCCCACGCAACAACGCGTGAGAGTTCCCGATAACTTAGAAAACGCTTCTCAAAGGAGAGTGCCGCGGTGCGCATCGACAACGGAAACACCCGGACCACTCGGACCTCCCGCTCCACGTCGACGGCCCCCTCCGCGCCCCCGGCGCCCAGGACCGAGCCGCGGCCGAACCCGACCACGGCGCGGCAGTCCCGGGACAGCTTCGAGTCGCAGGAGCGCAACGCCTCCCGGTTCAGCTCGGGCGCGCACAACGACATGCGGCGCCTGGCCCGCTCGCCCAGGGCGACGATCGCCACCAACCGGGACGGCTCGGTGACGCGCTCGCAGTCGAACACGCGCGGGCAGACCACCCGGACCCAGGAGCTCACCACCTCCCAGAGCCGGTTCGGCGACACGCGGCTCAAGTTCACCACGAACTCGACCACGGGCGGCCGGGAGACCAAGAACACGTACTCGGCGCGCACCGACATGTTCGGCCGCACGCAGTCCTCCCACCAGCGCGAGTCGTCCTTCGAGCGCGGCGACGTGAAGCAGACCCGGTCGCGCACGACGACCGTCGACTCCCGCGGCAACCAGCGGGACACGCGCGCCGAGAGCCGTCAGGTGACCCGGGGCGAGCGCTCCGAGACGACGTCCAGCTCGTTCACCACCGACTCGCGCGGCAACCGCGCCTGGACCCAGGGCACCTCGACCGCCACCACGTCCGGCAACACCACCACCACGCGCTCCACCACGCGCACCGGTGGCACCGAGCGCACGGTGCAGGACAACAACTCGTTCACGGGCGGGACGTTCTCCCTGGGCCGGACGACGGAGCAGAAGAACACCCCCTTCAACACGGAGCGCAACGTCACCCGCGAGCGGCAGATCCGCCCGAGCACCGCGGACGACGGCTTCTCCCAGAATGACCGGCTGAGCAAGGTGCAGCAGGGGGGTGATCTGCTGGCCCAGGCGGGCGCCAAGAAGGAGTGGAAGAACGAGTTCAACCACGTCACCGAGAACAACAGCTCGACGGATCCCAACTCCTTCGTGGGCTCGCGCGTGGGCACCTCGGGCTCCGAGAGCTTCAGCGTCGGCACCGATGGCCTGAACGCCTCCTACAAGCGCGAGGCCAAGGCGGGCGTCTACGCCGAGACGAAGGGCGAGACGAAGGGCAAGTACGGCGAGGCGTCCTACACCGCCGGCGCCAAGGCGGAGGCCAAGGCGGGCGTGGATGGCAACGCCAAGCTCAACCTCAATGGCCTGGAGGCCACGGGGCGCGTTGGCGCGAGCGCCTCGGTCGAGGCGTCCGCCACCGGCAAGGCGGCGACGAAGAGCGTGAAGGTGGCGGGCGTGGACGTGAACGCCGCCGTCGAGGGCAAGGTGCGCGCCTCCGCCGAGGTGTCCGCCGAGGCCCAGGGCACGGTCAAGGTCACGCGCAACCCGCCCACGGCCATCGCCGAGGGCAGCGCGGGCGCCTCCGCCGTCGCCAAGGCCGAGGCCGAGATCAAGGCCTCCGCGGGCCCCTTCTCCGTGAAGGTGGACGCGTACGCGAGCGCGGGCGCCGAGGCCAAGGCCACCGGCGTCATCGGCTACGAGGACGGCAAGCTCAAGATTGGCGGCGGTCTGGGCGCGGCGGTGGGCCTCGGCGCGGGCGCCTCCGGCACCGTGGAGGTCGACGTCAAGCAGATCGGCAACATGGCCAAGAACACGGCCGTCAAGGTGGCGGATGCCAACGGCGACGGCAAGCTCGGCCTGGATGACGCGAAGACCGTCGTGGACGGCGCCAAGAACGCCGTGAACGACGCGAAGGACAAGGTCGCCGACTTCTTCGGCTTCTGATCCAGCCTCATTCAGAGGGAACATCCCGCCCCATGACCCCAAGCGACCTCCAGCAACGCGGGTACGAGCACCTGAGGGCGGGCAACTACGAGGAGGCGAAGCGGCTGTTCCGCGAGCACGAGGAGCTCGCGGGCACCGCCGCCGGGACGAGGACCCAGTTGCGGCAGGCGGAGGCGCGCCTGGCCGCGGGAGACTTGAAGGACGCGGCCGAGCGCTTCGAGCAGGTGATGGAGCGCAACCCGTGCCTCGCCGATGTCTACCTGGGCCTCGCGCGCATCAGCCTGCTCACCGGGCAGCTCGACAGCGCGCGCGTCCACGCCACCGCGGCCATGCGTCTGGGGCCGAACCTGGGCCTCGCCTGGGCCCTGCTGGGACTGGTGCACGAGGCCCAAGGCGACGTGGAGATGGCGCTGGACCATCTGCGCGAGGCCGTGGCCCTGTCACCCTCGGTCTTCCTGTGCCAGTACAACTACGGGCGGGTGCTCGCCGTGTCGGGCCGCCCCGCCGAGGCGCTCGCGCCGCTCCTCCAGGCCACCGAGCTCGAGCCGCGCAACCCCGACGCCTTCTCCGCGCTGGGCATCGCCTACAAACAGGCGGGCCAGTACGCGAACGCCGTCCGGGCGCTCGAGCGGGCCACGGCACTGGCCCCGCGCTCGCTGGATGCCTGGGCCACGCTCGCCGACGTGCGCTTCGCGGCCGGGGAGTACAAGCCCGCGCGTGAGGTGCTGGATCAGGCACTCGCGGCCTGTGGAGACCATCCCGCGCTGCTGGAGAAGGCGCTCGCGACGGCGATGATGCTCTCGGACACCCCGAGCGCCATCGCCTACGTGGAGCGCGAGCTGCGGCTCGTGCCGGATCACGCGCAGGGCTGGCTCAACCTGGCCCACCTGGCGCTCCAGGCGAAGGACTTCGAGAAGAGCGAGTCCGCGGCGCGCGAGCTGCTGCGGCGCGATCCGAAGAACTGGCAGGCGTGGTTCCACCTGGGCAACCTCTTCGACGCGGTGCCGCTCGAGCAGGACGCCGAGCAGGCCTACCGCGAGGCCATCGCGCTCGCCCCGAGCCAGTGGAAGCCCCTGGCCAACCTCGCGGGGCTGCTCCTGCAGATGAAGGCACGGGACAAGAACGCCGAGGCCCTCCCGCTGCTGGAGAAGGCGCTCACGCTGGTGCCGCCGGGAGAGTGGCTCGTCCACTACAACCTGGCGCTCGCCCACACGAAGCTCGGCCACCCGGAGCGCGCGCTCGAGCTGGTGCGCCGCATCCAGCGCGAGGCCCCTCCGGCGGACCCCATGGTCGCGCAGGCCCGGAAGCTGGAGTCCAACCTCCAGGAAGCGGCGGCGCGCCGGAATTGAGCCCGGCCCCCACGGGCGAAGCCTCAACCTGGCGTGGAGGAGCGGGCATCGAGCTCCCGCGCGAAGTCCAGGAGCGCCCGGACGATGTCCTCCTGGGAGTCGGTGAGCATCAGGTAGCGCGCGTACTCATGCCCCTCGGCGAGCTGCGCCAGCAGGGGGTAGACGGGCCGGGTGCGCGTCCAGAACTCACGGCCCAGGAAGATCATCGGGCTGATGACACCCACGGTGTTGTAGTGGTTCTGACAGGCGTCCTGGAAGATCTCCTGGATGGTGCCCGCGCTGCCGGGTGAGTAGATGACGCCCCCGCGCGCGATGGTGAGCAGCCCCTCTTCCCGCACGCTGTTGGCGAAGTACTTGGCGACGCGCGTGGCGAAGGGGTTGGGGGGCTCATGGCCATAGAGCCAGGTGGGAATGCCCAGGCTGTCGGCCCGGAGGAGATCCGCCTCCCGGAGCGGCCAGGTGGCGCGCACCTCGAAGGCTCGGGAGAGCCACTCGCGGTGGGTGTAGGCCGGCGCGCGAGCGAGCACCTCGAGCGCGGCGTCCAACTCCGCGTCGCTCCGTCCGGAGAACCAGGCGCCCAGGTGCGTGGCTTCCATGGCGCCCGGACCGCCTCCGCTCACCAGGAAGAAGCCCTGGCGCGCCAGCTCGCGCGCCAGCTCCGCCACCGCGCGGTAGTCGGGCTGTCCCCGGCGCATGGAGTGTCCGCCCATGATGGCCACCACCCGGCGGGGATTGCCCTCGTGGACGAGCGCCTCCTCCAACGCGTCGGTGATGGCCTGATCATGGAGCCGCTGCGCCAGCGCATCCAGCATCGACGGGGGATGGGCGCCGCCCCTCGATTGCCAGTGGGCGTAGATGCGCGCATCCGGCGTGTCCGCGTAGCTCTCCGGGCGCGACGGATCGAAGCCCGCGTACAGCTCCTCCGGAGTGTAGAGCTGTGGCCGGTAGGGGAAGTAGGGCAGCCCCGAGAAGGGCGGGAAGATCATGGCACCCCGCGAGCCCACCGCCGTCAGGGTGTCCTTGTCGAGCAGACAGCCCAGGAAGACGGTGCCGGTCAGGTCCGCGCTCAACAACGCGCGGCCCTGGTCCGACAGATCCAGCCCCTGGATGATGACGTTGGCGAGGCTCTTGCCAGCCGTCAGGTGCTGCTCGAATGCCACGACGCTCTCGATCTCGACCAACGGGACCTCCAGGGGACGCAAGCGCCGGGGAGCATGCCGGAGCGTCCCCTACCCCGTCACGGACCGCTGGGGAGATTGCTCAGGGTGTGGCCTCCACTCCACTCCCGGTTGAGGGTGATCCACACCCGCTTCGTGGCGTCGTCATAGGACGCGAAGTAGTCCACGTCCGCCCTCAGGGCGACGCCATCCAACGTGAGGCGCGAGAGCGGCGCGTACATGTCGCGGATGAGGAAGATGGGGTTGTGCAGCGCACCGCCCGCGGCGTTCAGACTCACGGAGAAGCTTCCATCCGTGTCCGCCTTGAACTCGTGGACGCCGTAGACGCCGTTGTAGCCGGCCACGGCGTACTTCTCGCTGTCGGAGCGGGCCACTCCACCCGGCCCATTCGCCACCACCTGACCGCGGCTCGCGGACGGCTGCGCCTTGAGCGCGCGTTCCACTTCGGAGATCCACGCCTGGACCGACCCCTCACTGGGCCGCCCGAGCACCATGAAGACGGAGTAGCTGTGGTAGGGCAGGCTCGACCACTGCTTCTCATAGCCATACCCCCAGTAGGTGGCGCGTCCCACGGAACCGGACATCAACCCCCAGGCGACACGCTTGCTGGTCGTCGTCTGGTTGAGCTTCATCTCGTATTGGCAGAGCTGGTAGGGCCAGTTCCAGTTGGGCGGCATCACCCAGTTGTCTGACGTATCACCATCGATCTGGTTCTCGGAGTCCTTGCCCCAGTTGTTGTTGAGCCAGGTCC
Above is a window of Cystobacter fuscus DNA encoding:
- a CDS encoding cytochrome P450, giving the protein MSLEATKQSSPAVLFNPQAPGYDANPYPMLDELRTKTPLVYWEQGRGWLLSRYEDAIEVLRDARRFSPNRDEWEFASVLGSAAMIPELVELSKTGLFALSGADHARVRKLVSPALTPRAIERLRPEVQALIDEVLDEAAVKGTINVVSDISDRIPARVIGSMLKIPKGRETLFQRFTEASIKNFLPGLLRPEEVEALRADIREGIALVRETIEDRRKNPLPDDILTTLIQTEEQGDRLSTSELLSLVAALIVGGFETTVHLIGFTTYNVLQRPELRAQLKTEPDLLKNVIEEVLRFDNFGKIGVARYALEDVELSGQTIKKGQMVLIMLNSALRDEAAFPKADTFDVRRNTNASIAFGHGVHYCLGANLARLEVQLAVGTLLRRYPDMQLVRPPTFAPHPVIRRMETLEVQLRAQ
- a CDS encoding ferredoxin, which gives rise to MKIVVDWDRCEANGVCVRAAPTSFSLDEKDQLHVLAETVTPERRAQVEQAVRECPKQALSLVED
- a CDS encoding PilZ domain-containing protein: MDFSAWLANFRNLHERARRKLLTSEEYTRYLEDREQLARTLLKAQGQTAVKGISARRTFRVPKGLPVDVCFREAALRSRTLDLSSGGFSCTLTQPPDEGGRGGFVLWLPGENEAPVVGRARIVARAPGEKDPRRVSFSFEDVSEEDRERLEMMIFDLALGYIRA
- a CDS encoding tetratricopeptide repeat protein, encoding MTPSDLQQRGYEHLRAGNYEEAKRLFREHEELAGTAAGTRTQLRQAEARLAAGDLKDAAERFEQVMERNPCLADVYLGLARISLLTGQLDSARVHATAAMRLGPNLGLAWALLGLVHEAQGDVEMALDHLREAVALSPSVFLCQYNYGRVLAVSGRPAEALAPLLQATELEPRNPDAFSALGIAYKQAGQYANAVRALERATALAPRSLDAWATLADVRFAAGEYKPAREVLDQALAACGDHPALLEKALATAMMLSDTPSAIAYVERELRLVPDHAQGWLNLAHLALQAKDFEKSESAARELLRRDPKNWQAWFHLGNLFDAVPLEQDAEQAYREAIALAPSQWKPLANLAGLLLQMKARDKNAEALPLLEKALTLVPPGEWLVHYNLALAHTKLGHPERALELVRRIQREAPPADPMVAQARKLESNLQEAAARRN
- a CDS encoding LOG family protein, whose product is MVEIESVVAFEQHLTAGKSLANVIIQGLDLSDQGRALLSADLTGTVFLGCLLDKDTLTAVGSRGAMIFPPFSGLPYFPYRPQLYTPEELYAGFDPSRPESYADTPDARIYAHWQSRGGAHPPSMLDALAQRLHDQAITDALEEALVHEGNPRRVVAIMGGHSMRRGQPDYRAVAELARELARQGFFLVSGGGPGAMEATHLGAWFSGRSDAELDAALEVLARAPAYTHREWLSRAFEVRATWPLREADLLRADSLGIPTWLYGHEPPNPFATRVAKYFANSVREEGLLTIARGGVIYSPGSAGTIQEIFQDACQNHYNTVGVISPMIFLGREFWTRTRPVYPLLAQLAEGHEYARYLMLTDSQEDIVRALLDFARELDARSSTPG